In Actinomycetota bacterium, the sequence GTACCTGCGCCGTCCGGAAAAGGTCGTCAGGCTGTCGGTGCGGACCCTGCGCGAGCTGGCCGCGTCCACGCAGAACGGTGGGCTGCGGGCGCTGGCCGACCTCGCCGCCCAGCCGATCCCGGGACCGGTCGGCAGTGCCATGCGCCGCCGCCTGCGCGCCGACCGGGGCACCGAGACCGACCACCCGCCCGCACTCCCACCCACGCAAGCGCCGCGCACGCCGTGGAACCACGCGATCAGCGCTCACCGGCGCTTCGCGTACACGTCGATCCCGTTGGAAGACGCGAAGCAGGTGCGTCGCGCCGTCGGCTGCACGTTCAACGACGTGGTGATGGCGCTGTGCAGCACCACGCTGCGCAAGTACCTGCTGCACCACGACTGCCTGCCGGAGGAATCGCTGATCGCGATGGTCCCGGTCAGCGTGCGCAGCGGCGACGAGGGCGACACCTACCAGAACCGGGTCAGCGGCCTGCTCGCCGACCTCGCCACGAACGAAGCCGACCCGGCACGCCGGCTGCGGCGGGTGCAGGAGTCGATGGACGCCGCCAAGGCAGGCTTCGCGACGATTCCCGCGGAGGCGCTGCAGGACTTCTCCCAGTTCGCTCCCCCGGCCATCGCCGCCCGCGCGATGCGCATGGCGAGCCAGCTGCGCATCGCCGACCGGATGAACCCGCCGTTCAACCTGATCATCTCGAACGTCCCCGGCCCCGGGTACCCGCTCTACTCCGCCGGGGCCGAGCTGAAGCACTTCTACCCCGTGTCCGCCGTCGCCGACGGCCAGGGCCTGAACATGACCGTGCAGAGCTACAACGGCAGCCTCGACTTCGGGTTCGTCTCGTGCCGGGAGCTGGTGCCCGACCTGTGGCTGATGACCGTCCTGCTGCAAGAGGCGATGCAGGAGATGCTCGCCGCGGTCACCCCGCGCGCCAGCGCCGGGAAGCCAGCTCGGCCACGGCGACGACGGTGAGGTGGGTGTTGGCGCGGGGCAGCTCGGGCAGCACCGACGCGTCGCACACGCGCAGGCCTTCGTAGCCGATCACCCGGCAGCCGGTGTCGACGACCGCCGCGTCGTCGTCACGGCCACCCATCCTGCACGTGCCCGACCCGTGCACGTAGTCGCCGGTGCGGGCGCGCAGCCAGGCGGCGACGTCGTCGGCGGAGCTGCCCAGGCTGTCCAGCGGCGTCCCGACGTCGTCGAGGTACGCCTCGCTCACCGCCGCCCGGAACGGTGCCGTGTCGAGCAGGCGGCGCACGACGGCGACGCCGGCGGTGAGCGCCTCGACATCGCGCTCGTCGGACAGCATGTCCAGCTCCACCACGGGCTCGACGCGGGGGTCGGGGTCGGCGACCACGACGCGCCCGCGGGAGTGGGCGCGCATCAGCGCCAGGGCGAGCAGGCCGAGCGACGGCGCCGCCGGCCCGAGGTGGTTCATCGGCAGCAGCTGCAGGTCGGCGTCGGCGACGCCCGACGAGAAGCGCCCGAGCGTGGCGAGTGCCAGGCCGTGGGGATCGACCCGATCGCGAAGGACGAGGGCGACGGCCGCCGACGGGTGGTCTTCCAGGCCGCGCCCGATGCCGGGGCGGTCGACGCCGCTGCGGGCCAGCACGGCTGGTGAGTGGATGGCACCGGCGGCGAGCACGACCTCACCTGCCTCCACCTCTTCGCCGCCTGCCAGGCGCACACCGCGGCAGATCCGCCCGTCGAGCAACAACTCGCCGACCAGCGCCTCGCCCCTCACCGCGAGGTTGCGCCGGCCCTGCGCTGCCCCCAGGTACACGTCGGCCGCCGAAGCCCGCCGGCCGTCGGCGCCGATCGTCAACCACGCCGGCCCGGCTCCCCAGGCGCCAGGCCGGTGGTGGTCGGCGCAGCTCGGCCAGCCGATCTCGGCCGCAGCGTCGACGAGGGCGGTGTCCACCGGGCCCCACGCCGCGCGGTCCGTGCGGCGCATCGGCACCGGCAGCGCTTGTAGCACGGGACCGATGTCGGCCCACCCCCAGCCGTGGCAGCCGTGTTCGGACTGCCACCGGTCGTAGTCGGCGGGCAGCCCCCACAAGCCGATCATCGCGTTGACGGCGGAGGACCCGCCGAGGCCACGGCCGCGCACGTAGGGGCGCGGCTCTTGTCCGACCACGCGCCGGGCGAGGAGCCCCGGCCAGGTGCGCCCAGGCTCCTCGATCGCGTCGAAGAACGACGGCCCGCGGTAGGTCGGTGGGTCGGCCGAGCCGGCCTCGAGCAGCAGCACTGTGCGCTCGGTGTCCTCGGAGAGGCGGGCGGCCAGCACGCAGCCGGCCGAACCCGCGCCGACGACGACCACGTCTGCTCGGCCGTGACCTCCCACCGGGGCGACATTACGGCCGCGCCGACTGACTTTTCGTACAGCGACGAACCGCCCCGGGCCGGGGGTCCCTATGGTCGCAGCCATGGGCGAGCAGCACCGCCTCACCATCCGCCCGG encodes:
- a CDS encoding wax ester/triacylglycerol synthase family O-acyltransferase, with product MRQLNGMDVSFLNMETPTTYGHVSSLNLYDPSGVPGGAGLEATKALILERIDELAPFRRRLVGVPLGLDLPYWIEDPAFDIDFHVRHHAVPPPGTPQQLSEVVSRIVARPLDRGRPLWELYVIEGVDEGRLIAQLTKVHHATIDGASGAMMLAAMLAPDAAYRPSGETAPWVPEPVPSDSEMLRITAREYLRRPEKVVRLSVRTLRELAASTQNGGLRALADLAAQPIPGPVGSAMRRRLRADRGTETDHPPALPPTQAPRTPWNHAISAHRRFAYTSIPLEDAKQVRRAVGCTFNDVVMALCSTTLRKYLLHHDCLPEESLIAMVPVSVRSGDEGDTYQNRVSGLLADLATNEADPARRLRRVQESMDAAKAGFATIPAEALQDFSQFAPPAIAARAMRMASQLRIADRMNPPFNLIISNVPGPGYPLYSAGAELKHFYPVSAVADGQGLNMTVQSYNGSLDFGFVSCRELVPDLWLMTVLLQEAMQEMLAAVTPRASAGKPARPRRRR
- a CDS encoding GMC family oxidoreductase N-terminal domain-containing protein translates to MGGHGRADVVVVGAGSAGCVLAARLSEDTERTVLLLEAGSADPPTYRGPSFFDAIEEPGRTWPGLLARRVVGQEPRPYVRGRGLGGSSAVNAMIGLWGLPADYDRWQSEHGCHGWGWADIGPVLQALPVPMRRTDRAAWGPVDTALVDAAAEIGWPSCADHHRPGAWGAGPAWLTIGADGRRASAADVYLGAAQGRRNLAVRGEALVGELLLDGRICRGVRLAGGEEVEAGEVVLAAGAIHSPAVLARSGVDRPGIGRGLEDHPSAAVALVLRDRVDPHGLALATLGRFSSGVADADLQLLPMNHLGPAAPSLGLLALALMRAHSRGRVVVADPDPRVEPVVELDMLSDERDVEALTAGVAVVRRLLDTAPFRAAVSEAYLDDVGTPLDSLGSSADDVAAWLRARTGDYVHGSGTCRMGGRDDDAAVVDTGCRVIGYEGLRVCDASVLPELPRANTHLTVVAVAELASRRWRAG